The bacterium genomic interval AGACTGCGCATCCGAGGAAATCCAGGCTCATAATCCCGAAGGGCTACAGGCCGAAGCTCCACCTGCGCGAGACGGAGATAGCGATCAAGTTCGTGAAGGACTTTTTCCAGAACCACCTGGCGCGCGCCCTCTCGCTCACGCGCGTTTCGGCGCCGATCGCAGTCTCGGCCGCGAGCGGCGTGAATGACTACCTCAACGGCATCGAGAGGCCGGCCTCCTTCTACATAAAGGACGTGGGCGTGGAGGCCGAGATCGTGCAGTCGCTGGCCAAGTGGAAACGCGCCGCGCTGGCCGATTACGGCATGAAGCCTGGCGAGGGGCTCTACACGGATATGAACGCGATCAGGCCGGACGAGCGCCTGGACAGCCTGCACTCCGTCTACGTGGACCAGTGGGACTGGGAGAAGATACTGAAGAGGGAGGAGCGCGACCTCGACTATCTCAAGAAGACGGTGAAGACCATCTACGCGGTGATCGCAAGGACCGAGCGCATCCTCTGCCGCAGGTACCCGAAGCTCGGGCACCCGGTGCTTCCGCCGCGCATCCACTTCGTGCATGCGGAGGAGCTGGAGGCGGCGTACCCGAGGCTTGCGCCCGAGGAGCGCGAGGAGAAGATCGTAAGACAGAAGGGCGCGGTGTTCGTCATCGGCATCGGTTACCCTCTCGCAGACGGCAGGCCCCACGACGGCCGCGCGCCCGACTACGACGACTGGTGGACCGAGACCGGCCGTGGCCGCAGGGGACTCAACGGCGACATCATAGTCTGGAACCCTGTGATGGGCTGCCCGTTCGAGTTCTCCTCGATGGGCATCAGGGTGGACAAGGTCTCGCTCAAGGCGCAGCTGGCGATGCGCGGTGTGGAGACCTCCCCTTATCACCGCAGGATATTCAGGGGTGAGCTGCCGCTATCAATCGGCGGCGGCATCGGCCAGTCGAGGCTGTGCATGTTCTTTCTGCGCAAGGCCCACATCGGCGAGGTCCAGGCCGCGATCTGGCCCGACGCCATGCGCCGCGATTGCGCAAAGGCGGGCATAGAACTGCTCTGAGGGACAGTCTGAGCCCTATCTATTTGTAATTATTAATGTATTTAGATAGCAACAAAAACGGGGCGCAGCCGATACGTGGGTTGATATGTCGGCCCTGATAAAATCGATCCCGTTTTTTGCGCTGCCCGCGAACTCCTTCACAGCGTCTTCGGCTGGGGCGATCTTCCCCGCTGTGCAAAACGCCGCCTCGCCGGATTCTTTTGTCCGCGCATACGGCAATGAGTTCGCTTCATTGAAATCCGCGCGCGGCGATATCAGCCTCGACATCGTGGACCCGAGGAATTTCGAGCCGAGGTTCGAGGGGCAGCCGCCTTCGATGGGCGTGGAAAAACAGGGGCGGAGGATCCTCAACATGCTGGGGAAGGGAGGTCGGTTCTCCGTCGTCTTCGAGCGGCTGGAGACCCTCGGCATTCGCCGCATCGTCCTGGTGCCGCGATATCACCGGAATTTCACCGCGAGTTTGACTGATGAGGAGAGCGTCAAGACGGTGATGGCCAACTATCGGATCGACGGTCTCGAGCCGAACGACGCGGTCATCACGTTCGATCCGGAATACACGCATTCGATGCGCGACAAACTCTTGGCGATATCGCTCGAACACGAGCTGTGGCATCTGCACGATACCGTCGAGTTTCCCGGGCTTTATCGGCAACGCCTCGGGCTGATTTCGCGAGGCGCCGATGCGGATGCCGTCCTGCACTCCTTGCTCCATCTCTATCTGAGGGCGAGCGCACACCGGTTCGGGAGGATTTCGTTCGCCAACGCTGATATCGCCGATCAGAGGAGGCTCAGCAGCCGGCGGATGGAGCTTGCGGATATGACGAAACTGCCCGCCATGCTTTTCAGCTACATCGGGGATGCGCTGGAGACCTCTTTCGCACACGCGATCATGGGCAATGATTGGAGGGCGCGCTACTGCAACTGGTGGCTGAAGTCTTCCTATGGGAGCTGGTTGCCCCAATTCATAAATCGTGAGAAATTCTTTGGGATGGGCGATCAGATGGCCGGTCTGGTCCTGAGCTCGCTCATCGATTCTTCCGGCGGCCTCCGGTCCTCTCCCGACATCACCGAAATGATCGGCATCGTAGAAAATACAGTCAAAGATTTGAGTGTTTGGAGAGGGATGATCGTCCGCTGAAGATGTTCAAATTGCTTGCGCTCCCAGAACTCTCGTTATATGACGCCGCCTTGTATTGTTGAACGAGGGGCAGCCCATGGTCGAGATACCAGGAAAGCCAGGTGTCGCAATATTTCCACAAGGCCCCACGCCATGTCTGATGATCTGGCATCCGCCGGGCAACGGCCAGATTACCTTGAGCTCATCTTTTCAAGACTTGATGAAAATGGTCGGCAATCATCCGCGCGCAGCACTCTTCGCCGAGAAGCCACCTTCATTCCACGCCGGTAGGCCGGAGGGCCCGGCGGGCGTGTTGCTTCAGGGTGGAGCTGGAGGCGGAGACGGAGACGGCAACGGGAGGATAAAGATGATGAATGTGAAGATAGGCGATCTGATGCAACAGAGCGGGGTGAAGTTCGGGACCAGCGGCGCCAGGGGTCTGGTGAAGGACATGACCGACCGGGTCTGTTTCACGTATACGATGGGTTTTTTACAGTACTTGATGAGGCGGTGGGAGCTCAAGGAAGGGGGGGCCGTGGCTGTGGCCGGCGATCTGAGGTCCAGCACGGACCGCATCATGGCTGCATGCGCCGCTGCCGCGGATTATCTCGGATGCAGTGTGGTGAACCTGGGCAAGGTGCCGTCGCCCGCATCGGCGTACTATGGGATACTCAAGGGGATGCCGGTGGTCATGGTCACGGGTTCGCATATCCCGGACGACCGCAACGGCATCAAGTTCAATAAGATCGCCGGCGAGATACTCAAGGAAGACGAGACCGCTATAAGGGGAGAGGTCGTGCAGATACCGGATGGCCTCTTCAATGCCGACGGCTCATTCGCGCAGGGCGCCATAAAACCCATGCCAGGGGCCACGGAAGAAGCCGAGGAGCTCTTCTACAATCGTTACGTCGATTTCTTCGGCGTGGAGGCGCTGAGGGGTAGGCGTATCGCCCTGTATCAGCACTCCGCAGTGGGTCGCGATCTGCTTGAGAGGGTGCTCAAGGGGCTGGGCGCAGAGGTGACGTCGCTCGGCCGCTCGGACAAGTTCATGCCGGTCGATACCGAGGCTATACGTCCGGAGGATGCGGAGTTGGCAAGGCGTGTGGCGAGCGAGGGTCGTTTCGACGCGATCATCTCCACGGACGGCGACTCTGACAGGCCGCTGATAGCCGGCCGCGACGGGAAATGGCTGCGCGGCGACGTCCTGGGGATATTTGTCGCGAAGTATCTGGGCGCGGATTCTGTCTCAGCGCCCGTCAGCTGCAACGGCGCGCTGGAGAGATCCGGCCTCTTCGCCGACGTCAGGCGCACGCGCATCGGTTCGCCCTATGTGATCGCGTCGATGATGGAGGCCTTGGAGGAGAAGCGCAAAAAGGTGGTGAGCTACGAGGCTAACGGGGGATTTCTGACCGCCACCGACATCGGCATGTCAGGCAGGGTGCTCAAGGCCCTGCCCACGCGGGACTCGTTCCTCCCGATAATCGCGACCATCCTGCTCGCGCGGCAGGAGGGCAAGGGTGTGGCGGAGCTCAGGGCGTCGGAGCCGCAACCTGAGACCGCAAGCAGCGTGATCAGGAATTTCCCGCCTGAGAAGAGCGCTGCGGTATTGGAGATGCTGACTCCGGTTGGGATCAACGACTATTTCGGCGCTCATTTCGGTCCGATGAAAACGGTCGATCGCACCGATGGACTGAGAATCACATTTGAGACCGACGAGGTCGTACATCTTCGGCCGTCCGGAAATGCTCCGGAATTCCGTGTTTACACCGAGGCGGGGAGCGAGAAGCGGGCGACGGAGGTCAACGGTATAGCGAAGGGCGTCATCGAAAAGATAGTCTGAATCAGAGCCTGTGCCTGCGCATCGCCTTGACGATGGTCGGGATCGCCCTGATCCGCTTCAGCAGGCCGCCTGTCATCTCCAGGAATTTCATGTCATAGGGATACCACCAGAAGCACTTGCGCGCGGAGCTGTTCTCGTGCACGTGCACGGGGTAGAGGAATTCCATGATCCCGGCCCTGCCGTGGCTGCGGCCGAATCCGGACTGCTTCACCCCTCCCCATGGTGCGCCTGGGATGGCGTGCGCGAAGACGCAGTCGTTGATCATGACCACGCCCGCCTGCAGTAGAGGAATCATCCACTTCGCGGCGCTCTTGTCAGAGGTCCATATCGACGCGGTGAGCCCGTAGGCCGAGTCGTTCGCGAGCCTCACCGCCTGC includes:
- the asnA gene encoding aspartate--ammonia ligase, with translation MTKTAHPRKSRLIIPKGYRPKLHLRETEIAIKFVKDFFQNHLARALSLTRVSAPIAVSAASGVNDYLNGIERPASFYIKDVGVEAEIVQSLAKWKRAALADYGMKPGEGLYTDMNAIRPDERLDSLHSVYVDQWDWEKILKREERDLDYLKKTVKTIYAVIARTERILCRRYPKLGHPVLPPRIHFVHAEELEAAYPRLAPEEREEKIVRQKGAVFVIGIGYPLADGRPHDGRAPDYDDWWTETGRGRRGLNGDIIVWNPVMGCPFEFSSMGIRVDKVSLKAQLAMRGVETSPYHRRIFRGELPLSIGGGIGQSRLCMFFLRKAHIGEVQAAIWPDAMRRDCAKAGIELL
- a CDS encoding phosphomannomutase; translated protein: MIWHPPGNGQITLSSSFQDLMKMVGNHPRAALFAEKPPSFHAGRPEGPAGVLLQGGAGGGDGDGNGRIKMMNVKIGDLMQQSGVKFGTSGARGLVKDMTDRVCFTYTMGFLQYLMRRWELKEGGAVAVAGDLRSSTDRIMAACAAAADYLGCSVVNLGKVPSPASAYYGILKGMPVVMVTGSHIPDDRNGIKFNKIAGEILKEDETAIRGEVVQIPDGLFNADGSFAQGAIKPMPGATEEAEELFYNRYVDFFGVEALRGRRIALYQHSAVGRDLLERVLKGLGAEVTSLGRSDKFMPVDTEAIRPEDAELARRVASEGRFDAIISTDGDSDRPLIAGRDGKWLRGDVLGIFVAKYLGADSVSAPVSCNGALERSGLFADVRRTRIGSPYVIASMMEALEEKRKKVVSYEANGGFLTATDIGMSGRVLKALPTRDSFLPIIATILLARQEGKGVAELRASEPQPETASSVIRNFPPEKSAAVLEMLTPVGINDYFGAHFGPMKTVDRTDGLRITFETDEVVHLRPSGNAPEFRVYTEAGSEKRATEVNGIAKGVIEKIV